From the Gramella sp. Hel_I_59 genome, one window contains:
- the hemW gene encoding radical SAM family heme chaperone HemW, producing MSGIYIHIPFCKQACHYCDFHFSTSTKKKGQLVEMLSRELKLRKNEIPGLIQTIYFGGGTPSLLSAEELELIFESINQNFEVSNSAEITLEANPDDLSEEVLKTLNDSPVNRLSIGVQSFFEADLKLMNRAHNATEALESLKLTKRYFDNISIDLIYGIPGQSDKQWIENLEIALELDIPHISSYALTVEPKTALENFIKKGKIQPVTDEKFRKHFDILVQKLTTAGFEHYEFSNYGKPGFHSENNMAYWLGKAYLGIGPSAHSYDGKTRSWNVANNSLYISALAENKIPQQQEVLSLTDSYNEYIMTRLRTKFGVNSEDIYRNFGKLYEQHFIKEAQIFLENGQIEKRDTEFHISEKGKFLSDGIAAELFYLDDYNFGESQKYQLHR from the coding sequence ATGAGCGGAATCTATATTCATATTCCATTTTGCAAACAGGCATGTCACTATTGTGATTTTCACTTTTCAACCTCTACAAAGAAGAAGGGGCAACTTGTTGAAATGCTTAGCAGGGAACTGAAATTGCGAAAAAATGAAATTCCCGGACTTATACAAACCATCTACTTTGGAGGCGGAACTCCTTCTCTACTCTCTGCGGAAGAACTTGAATTGATTTTTGAAAGCATCAACCAGAATTTTGAAGTTTCAAATAGTGCCGAGATCACTCTCGAAGCAAATCCTGATGATCTTTCAGAAGAAGTTTTAAAAACGTTGAATGATTCACCAGTAAACCGACTAAGTATTGGTGTGCAATCCTTTTTTGAAGCAGATTTGAAATTGATGAATCGCGCACACAACGCAACAGAAGCATTAGAAAGCCTGAAACTTACGAAGCGATATTTCGATAATATTAGTATTGATCTTATTTACGGAATTCCCGGACAATCTGATAAGCAATGGATCGAGAATCTAGAGATCGCTCTGGAACTGGACATTCCTCATATTTCTAGTTATGCGCTTACCGTTGAACCAAAAACAGCACTGGAAAATTTTATCAAGAAAGGAAAGATCCAACCGGTCACCGACGAGAAGTTCAGGAAGCATTTCGATATCCTGGTGCAAAAGCTTACAACCGCTGGATTTGAACATTATGAGTTTTCAAATTATGGAAAACCAGGTTTTCACTCAGAAAACAATATGGCTTACTGGCTGGGTAAAGCTTATCTGGGAATTGGACCGTCTGCCCATTCTTATGACGGTAAGACCAGAAGCTGGAACGTGGCGAATAATTCATTATATATTTCGGCATTAGCAGAAAATAAAATTCCGCAACAGCAGGAAGTTTTATCGCTAACAGATTCTTATAACGAATATATTATGACGAGGTTACGCACAAAATTCGGCGTAAATTCAGAAGATATTTACCGCAACTTTGGAAAGCTTTACGAACAACATTTTATAAAGGAAGCACAAATTTTTCTTGAAAACGGACAAATAGAAAAGCGTGATACCGAATTCCATATTTCTGAAAAAGGTAAATTTCTAAGCGATGGAATTGCCGCAGAGCTCTTTTACCTTGATGACTATAATTTTGGTGAGTCTCAAAAATATCAACTTCACCGCTAG
- a CDS encoding cyclase family protein: MIASIHYQNSDFRVDLSKPLDISISLRGDEKNPIAWYLEHPEIKPVVDGNFIGKVSAGASVNFNNISFNPHAHATHTECVGHITKEPNFIQQHLKRFFFKAEVISLEPEIAGEDRIFRRAQFEKALKDSTAEAIIIRTLPNYIGKISKHHSHTNWPYLEEAAANFLREHGIDHLLIDQPSVDKEKDEGKLLAHKAFWNYPKEIRYHATITELIYVPNKIEDGAYFLSLQPASFENDAAPSKPVLYKILNK, from the coding sequence ATGATCGCCAGCATACATTACCAGAATTCAGATTTTCGTGTAGATCTTTCCAAACCTCTGGATATTTCCATTAGTCTGCGTGGTGATGAAAAAAATCCAATCGCCTGGTATCTGGAACATCCTGAGATCAAGCCGGTTGTTGATGGCAATTTTATTGGAAAAGTAAGTGCGGGAGCTTCAGTGAATTTCAACAATATCAGCTTTAATCCCCATGCTCATGCAACGCATACCGAGTGTGTTGGTCATATCACCAAAGAACCAAATTTTATTCAGCAGCATTTAAAACGTTTCTTTTTTAAGGCAGAAGTGATCTCTCTAGAACCAGAAATTGCTGGTGAAGACCGTATTTTTAGAAGAGCACAATTCGAAAAAGCTTTAAAAGATTCTACGGCTGAAGCGATCATTATCAGGACGCTACCAAATTATATTGGTAAGATCTCCAAACATCATTCTCATACGAACTGGCCATATCTAGAGGAGGCGGCGGCTAATTTTTTGAGAGAACACGGAATCGATCACCTGCTTATAGATCAGCCTTCTGTAGATAAAGAGAAGGATGAAGGAAAACTTCTGGCTCACAAAGCTTTCTGGAACTACCCGAAGGAGATCCGTTACCATGCGACGATCACAGAATTGATCTATGTTCCAAATAAAATTGAGGACGGCGCCTACTTTCTAAGTTTGCAGCCGGCATCTTTCGAAAATGACGCAGCACCATCAAAACCAGTCTTATATAAAATTCTCAACAAATGA
- a CDS encoding DUF4260 domain-containing protein, with product MKLSLKIEEFAMLILGVFLFTKLDYSWWWFAGLFLVPDIGMLGYLASDKIGAYSYNIFHHKGIAIAIYLMGIMLDHAFLQLSGIMLFAHSSFDRCFGYGLKYEKGFKFTHLGEIGT from the coding sequence ATGAAACTTAGTTTGAAAATCGAAGAATTTGCAATGCTTATTCTGGGGGTTTTTCTCTTCACAAAACTGGATTATAGCTGGTGGTGGTTTGCAGGCTTATTTTTAGTTCCCGATATTGGCATGTTGGGTTATCTTGCAAGTGATAAGATTGGTGCATATTCCTATAACATTTTTCATCATAAAGGAATTGCTATTGCGATCTACCTGATGGGAATCATGCTCGATCATGCATTTTTACAGCTTTCCGGAATCATGCTATTTGCACATTCCAGTTTTGATCGTTGTTTTGGATATGGTCTTAAATATGAAAAAGGATTTAAATTCACTCATTTAGGTGAAATAGGTACATAA
- a CDS encoding DUF4230 domain-containing protein — MELLFIGLAAGAVAAYFIFSIFNKNRSMEKTNEQSVVLMDKIRSVCKFITVEGDFSEIYHYENLKEKYISLVFGKKKAIVLVQAKAHVGFDLSKVRMQSDNENKKIILTNFPQPELLTIETDFKYYDKREGWANPFTTSDLTDINRDAKKTIVDKIPQSGLMEQAQKEALGTIALMEKIVETIGWKLDYSALTIENTEAPKLEK, encoded by the coding sequence ATGGAATTACTATTTATAGGACTTGCAGCCGGTGCGGTTGCTGCATACTTTATTTTTTCGATCTTCAATAAGAATCGATCCATGGAGAAGACCAATGAACAATCTGTTGTTCTTATGGATAAGATTAGAAGCGTTTGCAAATTTATCACTGTAGAAGGTGATTTTTCTGAGATCTACCACTACGAGAATCTAAAGGAAAAATACATTAGCCTGGTCTTCGGAAAAAAGAAAGCCATTGTGCTGGTACAGGCGAAAGCACACGTTGGATTTGATCTTAGCAAGGTGAGAATGCAAAGCGATAATGAGAATAAAAAGATCATACTCACCAATTTCCCACAACCGGAATTATTGACGATCGAAACAGATTTTAAATACTACGATAAACGTGAAGGCTGGGCGAATCCTTTTACAACCTCAGATCTTACAGACATTAACCGTGACGCCAAAAAAACCATTGTAGACAAGATACCTCAAAGCGGACTCATGGAGCAGGCACAAAAAGAAGCTTTGGGTACGATCGCGCTAATGGAAAAGATCGTGGAAACCATCGGCTGGAAACTCGATTATTCAGCACTTACCATCGAAAATACGGAAGCTCCTAAACTGGAAAAATAA
- a CDS encoding MmcQ/YjbR family DNA-binding protein, whose protein sequence is MNIDQFRDYCLVKRGVSEHLPFGPDNLVFKVMGKMFSIASLDEVPLRVNLKCDPEWAVQLRVEYPETILPGYHMNKRHWNTLVMNGGAAPELTRKLIDHSYELVVAGLTRKLKQELDSLE, encoded by the coding sequence ATGAATATCGACCAGTTCAGAGATTATTGCTTAGTAAAAAGAGGGGTTTCTGAGCATTTACCTTTTGGCCCGGATAATCTTGTTTTTAAGGTCATGGGCAAGATGTTTAGCATTGCCAGCCTCGATGAAGTTCCACTTAGAGTGAATTTAAAATGTGATCCAGAATGGGCTGTTCAGCTAAGGGTAGAATACCCGGAAACAATTTTACCGGGTTATCACATGAATAAACGTCACTGGAATACGTTAGTAATGAATGGTGGAGCAGCTCCGGAATTGACCAGGAAACTCATAGATCATAGTTATGAACTGGTAGTTGCAGGATTAACCAGAAAACTTAAGCAGGAATTAGATAGTTTAGAATGA
- a CDS encoding DNA mismatch repair protein MutS, with protein MKEPLAFYKDRKNKYEQERKKLSGKLAVSSILRLLVFLALCAAVFFFYDQVQVVVPVVIGCLALFIFLISRHSGLKREKDKTEALISINETEIHVLETGDFLNLPDGKEFDVEDHDFSRDIDLFGRKSFFQYLNRTALAEGASKLSSFLLSNDTTRITEKQEAIKELANKADWRQEFSATATLVRTENSSKTILKWITNYKAFVPAIMRWLPIVFTTLSVGVILAYYFSFIGFYQLLLWLLIGIMITAIYVGRINQLSSAIGKVQDTFQQYYQLLGFIEDEKFESDILHDLQTSIASEKRKASEILKEFSKGIDALDQRNNFLFGFLANGFMLWDLKQSYRLEKWILQHRTEVSNWFKAVENFDAYNSLGNFAFNHQQYTFPKISEVPNGIEAKELGHPLLKQSKRVDNDFRIESDQFFIITGANMAGKSTFLRTVALQIVMSNMGLPVCADSCTYSPIKLISSMRTSDSLGDDESYFFSELKRLKYIVDKIQTEKYFIILDEILKGTNSTDKAIGSKKFIERLVKSNSTGIIATHDLSLCETANQFEQVKNYYFDAEIENNELHFDYRFKKGICQNMNASFLLRKMQIVED; from the coding sequence ATGAAAGAACCTTTAGCTTTTTACAAGGATAGAAAGAACAAATACGAGCAGGAGAGAAAGAAGTTATCAGGAAAACTGGCAGTCTCGAGTATCCTGAGATTACTTGTATTTCTCGCCTTATGTGCCGCAGTTTTTTTCTTCTACGATCAGGTACAGGTCGTTGTTCCTGTGGTCATTGGCTGTCTGGCACTATTTATCTTCCTTATCTCAAGACATTCTGGTCTTAAACGCGAAAAGGATAAAACGGAAGCTTTGATCTCTATAAATGAAACTGAGATCCACGTTCTCGAAACAGGGGATTTTCTGAATTTACCAGACGGAAAAGAATTTGATGTTGAAGATCATGATTTTAGTCGTGACATTGATCTCTTCGGAAGAAAAAGCTTTTTTCAGTATCTCAATAGAACTGCTTTAGCTGAAGGAGCAAGCAAACTTTCATCTTTTCTGCTTAGTAATGACACTACCCGAATTACTGAAAAACAGGAAGCAATCAAAGAGCTCGCTAACAAAGCCGACTGGCGACAGGAATTTAGCGCCACTGCTACGCTGGTAAGAACCGAGAATTCTTCGAAGACCATTCTCAAATGGATTACAAATTATAAAGCTTTTGTTCCGGCAATTATGCGCTGGTTACCAATTGTTTTTACGACTCTTTCTGTAGGAGTCATCCTTGCCTATTATTTCAGTTTCATTGGATTTTACCAGCTGTTATTATGGTTGCTTATAGGCATCATGATCACCGCCATTTACGTTGGCAGGATCAATCAACTATCCTCAGCAATTGGAAAGGTCCAGGATACTTTTCAGCAATATTACCAGCTACTCGGCTTTATTGAAGACGAAAAATTTGAGTCGGATATTCTCCATGATCTCCAGACTTCCATTGCTTCGGAAAAACGGAAAGCTTCAGAAATTTTAAAAGAATTCAGTAAAGGTATTGATGCTCTGGATCAACGGAATAATTTTCTGTTTGGATTTCTTGCTAATGGATTTATGCTTTGGGATTTAAAACAATCTTACCGACTAGAGAAATGGATACTTCAGCACCGAACTGAAGTTAGCAACTGGTTTAAGGCAGTAGAAAACTTCGATGCTTACAACAGCCTCGGTAATTTTGCATTTAATCATCAACAATATACTTTTCCGAAGATCTCTGAAGTACCAAATGGCATAGAAGCAAAAGAGCTAGGGCATCCACTTTTAAAGCAAAGTAAACGTGTAGATAACGATTTCAGAATAGAAAGCGACCAGTTTTTTATCATTACCGGTGCGAATATGGCTGGAAAAAGTACATTTCTAAGAACGGTCGCGCTGCAAATCGTAATGTCAAACATGGGACTTCCGGTATGTGCCGATTCCTGCACCTATTCACCTATCAAATTGATAAGCAGCATGCGTACCAGTGACTCGCTGGGTGACGATGAATCCTATTTCTTTTCTGAACTTAAAAGACTGAAGTATATCGTTGATAAAATTCAGACCGAGAAATACTTTATCATTCTCGATGAGATCCTGAAAGGCACCAACAGTACAGATAAGGCGATAGGCTCTAAAAAGTTCATTGAACGCCTGGTAAAGTCCAATTCAACGGGGATCATTGCTACACACGACCTTAGTTTATGTGAAACTGCCAACCAGTTCGAGCAGGTAAAAAATTACTATTTTGATGCCGAAATCGAGAACAACGAACTTCATTTTGACTACCGATTCAAGAAAGGAATTTGCCAGAATATGAATGCTTCATTCTTACTTAGAAAAATGCAGATCGTGGAAGATTGA
- a CDS encoding metal-dependent hydrolase yields the protein MDSLTQIVLGAAVGEAVLGKKVGNKAMLYGAIAGTIPDLDTFVGYAYDTITATEIHRGFSHSIVFSVLFATVFGWLISKIESKSAATWKNWSWLMFWGLFTHPLLDAHTTWGTQLFWPFDLRLAYKNIFVIDPLYTLPFLVLLIMTMRLKRDDPKRRKYNRLGLIISSVYLLLITPALKWITYNKFENALEEQSISYQRMDTRPAPMNSILWSANIEAKDHFLIADYSIFDTKPISFQEVPKNLEFADSLSGHTNLKRLIDISEGWYTFSEKNEQLYFNDLRFGKLDMNDPDAPFIFSFLLQEEDGELTATETERSMEDAESLLPELWSRILGN from the coding sequence ATGGATTCATTAACGCAAATTGTATTGGGCGCAGCTGTTGGAGAAGCTGTCCTGGGGAAAAAAGTTGGGAACAAAGCAATGCTGTACGGAGCGATCGCCGGAACCATTCCAGATCTGGATACTTTTGTAGGCTATGCTTATGATACAATCACTGCAACCGAGATCCACCGTGGTTTTTCCCATTCTATAGTATTTTCAGTCCTGTTCGCGACGGTTTTTGGATGGCTAATCTCAAAGATCGAGTCCAAATCTGCTGCTACCTGGAAGAACTGGTCATGGCTCATGTTCTGGGGACTTTTCACTCATCCCCTGCTCGATGCACATACCACCTGGGGCACGCAGCTATTCTGGCCATTCGATCTAAGACTGGCTTATAAGAATATATTTGTTATTGATCCACTTTATACATTGCCGTTTTTAGTCCTGCTTATTATGACGATGCGCTTAAAGCGGGATGATCCAAAACGAAGGAAATACAATCGGCTTGGTTTGATTATTAGCAGCGTTTACCTATTATTGATCACCCCTGCACTTAAATGGATCACTTATAACAAATTCGAAAATGCATTGGAAGAACAGTCGATTTCTTATCAAAGAATGGATACACGACCTGCACCTATGAATAGTATTTTATGGAGTGCAAATATTGAGGCTAAGGATCATTTTTTGATCGCCGACTATTCCATTTTTGACACCAAACCTATAAGTTTTCAGGAAGTACCTAAGAATCTTGAGTTTGCCGACAGTCTTTCAGGTCACACCAACTTAAAGCGTTTGATTGATATTAGCGAAGGTTGGTATACTTTCAGCGAGAAGAACGAGCAACTTTATTTCAATGATCTTCGCTTCGGAAAACTGGATATGAATGATCCCGATGCGCCATTTATTTTCAGCTTTTTACTACAGGAAGAGGATGGAGAATTAACCGCCACTGAAACCGAACGTTCCATGGAAGATGCAGAAAGTTTGCTTCCTGAATTGTGGAGCAGAATCCTTGGAAATTGA
- a CDS encoding alkylphosphonate utilization protein, with the protein MISEDRLRERSDSTCELCGQTEQLNAYTVSEAPEDQKAEILICQNCESQIENPENVEPNHWRCLNDSMWSTIPAVQVISWRMLNRLKSEGWPQDLLDMMYMEDELKHWAKAGIQTEETDTQLVHKDSNGVVLEAGDSVVLIKDLNVKGSSLTAKRGTAVRRISLVHDNAEQIEGKVEGQQIVLLTKFVKKT; encoded by the coding sequence ATGATTTCTGAAGATAGATTAAGAGAACGCAGTGATTCCACCTGTGAATTGTGCGGTCAAACCGAACAACTGAATGCTTATACAGTTTCTGAAGCTCCAGAGGACCAGAAAGCTGAGATCCTGATTTGCCAGAACTGTGAATCGCAGATAGAAAATCCGGAAAATGTAGAACCAAATCACTGGCGTTGTCTCAATGACAGTATGTGGAGTACAATTCCTGCCGTGCAGGTTATTTCGTGGAGAATGCTGAACAGACTTAAATCTGAAGGCTGGCCGCAGGACTTACTCGATATGATGTATATGGAAGATGAGTTAAAGCACTGGGCTAAAGCAGGTATACAGACTGAGGAAACCGATACTCAACTCGTTCATAAAGATAGTAATGGTGTCGTGCTGGAAGCAGGTGACAGCGTTGTTTTGATCAAAGATCTTAATGTAAAAGGCAGCAGTCTTACAGCAAAAAGAGGAACTGCAGTTCGAAGAATATCGCTGGTTCATGATAATGCTGAGCAAATTGAAGGTAAAGTCGAAGGCCAGCAGATCGTATTGCTTACCAAGTTTGTAAAGAAAACCTAA
- a CDS encoding VF530 family protein, translating to MENNKHTQPNNPLHGIKLADILDSLHDHYGWEGLAERININCFKSNPTKKSSLKFLRKELWAREKVERLYLKTNFK from the coding sequence ATGGAAAATAACAAACACACTCAGCCAAACAATCCTTTGCACGGTATCAAACTTGCTGATATCCTTGATTCTTTACATGATCATTATGGCTGGGAAGGGCTTGCAGAAAGGATCAATATTAATTGTTTTAAATCCAATCCTACAAAAAAGTCCAGTTTAAAGTTTCTTCGGAAGGAACTCTGGGCAAGAGAAAAAGTGGAGCGTTTGTATCTTAAGACAAACTTCAAATAG
- a CDS encoding dihydrofolate reductase — translation MNKILSTCLLASALTFVSCNEDKKNADKDEQQEIAMNSDFEVNVDEFADIKVLRYQIPGWENLSLKEQKLVYYLTQAGLAGRDIMWDQNYRHNLEIREALENIYTNYEGDQSSEEWTSFETYLKRVWFSNGIHHHYSNAKIKPEFSKEYFDTLLKESNTELTGEAYEVIFNEKDAKKVNLNEADGLLEGSAINFYGPDVTATEVDAFYAKMKSPNPERPLSYGLNSKLVKENGKLVEKVYKSGGLYGEAIDEIINWLEKAKGVAENEKQANALGLLIDYYTTGDLKTWDDYNVAWVEATEGNIDYINSFIEVYNDPKGYRGSYENIVQIKDFDMSKKMSVLENEVQWFEDNSPIMDEHKKDSVVGVTYKTVIVAGEAGDASPSTPIGVNLPNANWIRKEHGSKSVSLGNIISAYEGAGGSDKLKEFAHDEEEVQLSEQYGKEADKLHTALHEVVGHASGQMNAGVGETKETLKNYASTLEEGRADLVGLYYLMDPKLEELGLTDDSEKLGKAAYNDYIRNGLMTQLVRIEPGQDIEEAHMRNRQWVSKWVYEKGQEEGVIEKVEKDGNIYFDIKDYKKLRSLFGDLLKETQRIKSEGDFLAAKDLVENYGVKVDQDIHKQVLDRNSKFKSAPYSGFVNPVLVAEMDENDEIVSIKVTQPRSFEEQMLDYSENYSFLTEKKEKEENEVAKTEE, via the coding sequence ATGAACAAAATATTAAGTACCTGCCTTCTTGCATCGGCATTGACTTTCGTTTCCTGTAATGAGGACAAGAAAAATGCAGATAAAGATGAGCAGCAGGAGATCGCGATGAACTCAGATTTTGAGGTAAACGTAGATGAATTTGCAGATATTAAAGTACTGCGCTACCAGATTCCGGGTTGGGAAAACTTAAGTCTGAAAGAGCAGAAGTTAGTGTATTATCTAACCCAGGCAGGACTTGCCGGGAGAGATATTATGTGGGACCAGAATTACCGTCATAACCTGGAAATTCGTGAAGCCCTTGAAAATATTTATACAAATTATGAAGGCGACCAGTCTTCAGAGGAATGGACTTCATTTGAAACTTACCTCAAAAGAGTATGGTTCTCGAACGGGATTCACCATCATTATTCCAATGCTAAGATCAAACCTGAATTCAGCAAAGAATATTTTGATACTCTTTTAAAAGAAAGCAATACCGAACTTACAGGTGAAGCTTACGAAGTAATTTTCAATGAAAAGGATGCGAAAAAGGTAAATCTTAATGAAGCTGATGGTTTACTGGAAGGTTCTGCCATCAATTTCTACGGTCCTGATGTAACTGCTACGGAAGTGGATGCATTCTACGCGAAAATGAAATCTCCAAATCCTGAAAGACCACTTTCTTACGGACTTAATTCCAAGCTTGTAAAGGAGAATGGAAAACTGGTTGAAAAAGTTTATAAAAGTGGCGGACTTTACGGTGAAGCGATCGATGAGATCATCAACTGGCTGGAAAAAGCTAAAGGTGTTGCTGAAAATGAAAAGCAGGCGAATGCTTTAGGATTATTGATCGATTACTATACTACCGGAGACTTGAAAACCTGGGATGATTACAATGTTGCATGGGTGGAAGCTACTGAAGGTAATATTGATTATATCAACAGTTTTATAGAGGTTTATAATGATCCAAAAGGTTACAGAGGATCTTATGAAAACATCGTTCAGATCAAGGATTTTGATATGTCCAAAAAGATGAGCGTTCTTGAAAATGAAGTGCAGTGGTTCGAGGATAACTCGCCAATCATGGATGAGCATAAAAAAGATTCTGTAGTAGGAGTAACTTACAAAACAGTGATCGTTGCTGGTGAAGCAGGTGATGCATCTCCAAGTACGCCAATTGGTGTAAACCTTCCAAATGCGAACTGGATTCGTAAAGAGCATGGAAGTAAATCTGTTTCTTTAGGGAATATCATTTCTGCTTACGAAGGCGCAGGCGGATCAGATAAACTGAAGGAATTTGCACATGATGAAGAAGAAGTACAACTTTCTGAACAATACGGGAAAGAGGCAGATAAGCTACATACTGCATTGCATGAAGTAGTAGGTCACGCTTCAGGACAAATGAATGCTGGTGTTGGAGAAACCAAGGAAACTCTAAAGAACTATGCATCTACACTTGAAGAAGGTCGTGCAGATCTTGTAGGTTTGTATTACCTGATGGATCCAAAACTAGAAGAACTTGGACTTACAGATGATTCTGAAAAACTAGGGAAGGCTGCATACAACGATTATATTCGTAATGGATTGATGACACAGTTAGTAAGAATTGAGCCGGGTCAGGATATTGAAGAAGCTCATATGCGTAACAGACAATGGGTGAGTAAATGGGTTTACGAAAAAGGACAGGAAGAAGGAGTTATTGAAAAAGTTGAAAAAGATGGGAACATCTACTTTGATATCAAAGACTACAAGAAGCTTCGTTCATTGTTCGGAGATCTGCTTAAGGAAACTCAGAGAATCAAGTCTGAAGGTGATTTCCTGGCTGCAAAAGACCTGGTAGAAAACTACGGTGTGAAAGTAGATCAGGATATTCACAAACAGGTACTGGACAGAAATTCGAAATTTAAGTCGGCTCCATATAGCGGATTCGTGAATCCTGTTCTGGTTGCTGAAATGGATGAGAATGATGAGATCGTTTCGATCAAAGTAACCCAGCCGAGATCTTTCGAAGAGCAGATGCTGGATTATTCTGAAAACTATAGTTTCTTAACTGAAAAGAAAGAGAAAGAAGAAAATGAAGTTGCTAAAACTGAAGAGTAG
- a CDS encoding dipeptidase: protein MDSIKTYLEEHKDRFVDELKELLKIPSISADANYKDDMLKAAEAVKQSLLDAGCDTAEVAPTPGHPVVYAEKIINKDLPTVLVYGHYDVQPPDPLDLWNSPPFEPVVQKTDIHPEGAIFARGACDDKGQMYMHVKAMEYMTKNDELPCNVKFMIEGEEEVGSEHLDWYIKENKKKLQNDVILISDTGMISKDTPSITTGLRGLSYVEVEVTGANRDLHSGLYGGAVANPLNVLSEMISKLTDDNNHITIPGFYDNVENLSDEERSKMAEAPFSIEEYKEKLDIRDVNGEEGYSTLERGSIRPTLDVNGMWGGYIGEGAKTVLPSKAYAKISMRLVPNQDHKEITKLFTKHFESLAPDSVRVKVKPHHGGYPYVTPIDTIGYQAASAAYEETFGKTPIPQRSGGSIPIVSLFEKELDSKIILMGFGLDTDAIHSPNEHFGIWNYLKGIETIPWFYKHFTEMSKK, encoded by the coding sequence ATGGATTCTATAAAAACATACCTCGAAGAACATAAAGACAGATTTGTCGATGAATTAAAGGAATTATTAAAAATTCCTTCGATTTCTGCAGATGCAAACTACAAGGACGACATGCTGAAGGCTGCGGAAGCTGTAAAGCAAAGTCTACTTGATGCTGGTTGTGATACTGCAGAAGTTGCACCAACTCCAGGTCACCCTGTGGTGTATGCTGAAAAGATCATTAACAAAGATCTTCCAACGGTGCTTGTATATGGCCATTACGATGTACAGCCACCAGATCCATTGGATCTATGGAATTCTCCGCCTTTTGAACCAGTCGTGCAAAAAACCGACATTCATCCTGAAGGAGCAATTTTCGCCCGGGGAGCCTGTGATGATAAAGGACAAATGTATATGCATGTAAAAGCCATGGAATACATGACCAAAAATGATGAACTTCCATGTAATGTGAAATTCATGATCGAAGGTGAGGAAGAAGTAGGAAGTGAGCACCTGGACTGGTATATCAAGGAAAATAAGAAGAAATTACAAAATGATGTGATCCTGATCTCTGATACCGGAATGATCTCCAAAGACACTCCATCTATCACAACCGGTCTACGCGGACTCTCTTACGTAGAAGTGGAAGTTACTGGAGCGAATCGGGATCTGCATTCTGGTCTCTACGGTGGTGCGGTAGCAAATCCTCTGAACGTCTTAAGTGAAATGATCTCCAAACTTACAGACGACAATAATCATATAACCATTCCTGGATTTTATGATAACGTGGAAAATCTTAGTGATGAGGAACGCTCTAAAATGGCAGAAGCACCTTTCAGCATTGAAGAGTATAAAGAAAAACTGGATATCAGGGATGTTAATGGAGAGGAAGGATATTCTACGCTGGAGAGAGGTTCTATCAGGCCAACCCTCGACGTAAATGGAATGTGGGGCGGTTATATTGGTGAAGGAGCGAAAACAGTGCTTCCGTCGAAAGCTTATGCAAAAATATCCATGCGACTGGTTCCTAACCAGGATCATAAGGAAATAACCAAATTGTTTACAAAGCACTTTGAAAGTCTTGCGCCAGATAGTGTTCGAGTGAAAGTGAAACCTCACCATGGCGGATATCCATATGTAACTCCAATAGACACAATAGGTTACCAGGCGGCTAGCGCAGCTTATGAAGAAACCTTCGGAAAAACGCCGATCCCGCAGAGAAGCGGAGGAAGTATTCCAATTGTATCCTTGTTTGAAAAAGAACTGGATAGTAAAATAATACTGATGGGCTTTGGTCTGGATACCGATGCGATCCATTCCCCTAACGAGCATTTTGGAATATGGAATTATCTAAAAGGTATTGAAACCATCCCATGGTTTTACAAACATTTTACTGAAATGAGTAAAAAATAG